In one window of Pseudobythopirellula maris DNA:
- a CDS encoding glycosyltransferase family 2 protein, with translation MLIFVGWSVATLCIVPSLVLAAECLAAMTAPRPQGRNAVAPQADWADSNGQRPRLGVLIPAHNEELVLRDTLRSLRPQLLAGDRCLVVADNCEDSTALIAEQEGAEVLVRNDSQRRGKGWALDAGRNAFRDSPPEVLIIVDADTRAEPGALDRLVRAAHATDRPVQATYLMPSATQGGADGVSAFAWTVRNLVRPLGLHRMGLPCLLNGSGMALPWRLADRAPLAGGHIGEEYKLAVDLALTGSPPVFCPEAVVLGTMPNEQKVAVAQRRRWSHSHLEILRTSAPRLLARFLTSMRIAPLTLALDLAVPPLILLLACHLVAITLFAAMSYITPAVVTPLAATVASLLLSGVSILAAWRRFGGSHLPSGQSPSNLLLAAPRYVLLHAPHYLSYFGRRHTEWTKTPRDTPTGVEKTSGVGQ, from the coding sequence ATGCTGATTTTTGTTGGATGGTCGGTCGCGACTCTGTGCATCGTGCCGAGCCTCGTGCTCGCGGCGGAATGCCTGGCGGCCATGACAGCCCCCCGGCCGCAGGGCCGCAACGCCGTTGCACCGCAAGCCGATTGGGCCGACTCGAATGGTCAGCGACCGCGGCTCGGTGTGCTGATCCCTGCGCACAACGAAGAGCTCGTGCTGCGAGACACGCTCCGTTCGTTGAGACCCCAGCTCCTGGCGGGCGATCGCTGCCTCGTCGTCGCCGACAATTGCGAAGACTCCACTGCGCTGATCGCCGAGCAAGAAGGCGCCGAGGTGTTGGTGCGCAACGACTCGCAGCGGCGCGGCAAGGGCTGGGCGCTTGACGCTGGACGGAACGCCTTCCGGGATTCGCCGCCGGAGGTATTGATCATCGTCGATGCGGACACACGCGCCGAACCCGGGGCGCTCGACCGCCTCGTGAGAGCAGCCCACGCGACCGACCGACCGGTGCAGGCGACCTACCTGATGCCCTCCGCGACCCAGGGCGGCGCCGACGGCGTTTCCGCATTTGCGTGGACGGTCCGCAACTTGGTCCGTCCACTGGGCCTGCACCGCATGGGCTTGCCTTGTTTGCTCAACGGCTCGGGCATGGCGTTGCCATGGCGGCTCGCCGATCGGGCGCCGCTGGCGGGTGGGCACATCGGCGAAGAGTACAAGTTGGCGGTCGACCTGGCGCTCACCGGCTCGCCTCCCGTCTTCTGCCCCGAAGCTGTGGTCCTAGGTACAATGCCAAACGAGCAGAAGGTGGCTGTCGCGCAACGCCGCCGCTGGTCGCATTCGCACCTGGAAATCTTACGGACCTCGGCGCCCCGGTTGCTCGCCCGCTTTCTCACGTCGATGCGGATCGCTCCGCTCACCTTGGCGCTCGATCTTGCCGTGCCGCCATTGATCCTGCTGCTGGCTTGCCACCTCGTGGCGATAACGCTTTTCGCGGCGATGTCGTACATAACGCCGGCGGTTGTCACGCCGCTCGCAGCGACTGTGGCAAGCCTGTTGCTAAGCGGCGTATCGATCCTCGCCGCCTGGCGCCGGTTTGGCGGCTCGCACTTGCCGAGCGGCCAGTCGCCCAGCAACCTGTTGCTTGCGGCGCCCCGGTACGTATTGCTCCACGCCCCGCATTACTTGTCCTATTTTGGGCGCCGTCACACGGAATGGACGAAGACGCCACGCGACACGCCCACCGGGGTCGAGAAAACCAGCGGGGTAGGTCAATAG
- a CDS encoding exosortase-associated EpsI family protein: MSHRNGVAYSSVITAMALTLFSGAMFGAITQRWGMSQDSIEAASKLASIPQQFGDWQAIETEPIDQYVCQVLRLQGHLKQQYRNSRTGEMVEVYLVLGPAGPISVHQPEICFKNHAYKQRSERELVAVGSDQSQQMWSLIFDPSESNLDGEIVRVYYGWTHGGELRAPEDARLAFVGSSHLYKLQVTCQLPPTADLERQDPCGSFLRDFLPVLKPCLNPADSLVAWN; encoded by the coding sequence ATGTCCCATCGCAACGGGGTTGCTTACTCGTCGGTTATCACAGCCATGGCGCTGACCCTCTTTTCAGGAGCCATGTTCGGGGCGATCACCCAGCGGTGGGGCATGTCGCAAGACTCGATCGAAGCGGCGAGCAAGCTGGCCAGCATCCCCCAGCAGTTCGGCGATTGGCAAGCGATCGAGACCGAACCGATCGACCAGTACGTTTGCCAGGTGCTCCGTCTTCAGGGGCATCTCAAGCAGCAGTACCGCAACTCGCGCACCGGCGAGATGGTCGAGGTCTACCTGGTGCTCGGGCCTGCGGGACCGATCTCCGTGCATCAACCCGAGATCTGTTTCAAGAACCACGCCTACAAGCAGCGGAGCGAGCGCGAGTTGGTAGCCGTGGGGTCCGATCAGAGCCAACAGATGTGGTCGCTGATCTTCGATCCCTCGGAGTCCAATCTCGACGGCGAGATCGTGCGGGTCTACTACGGCTGGACTCATGGCGGGGAGCTACGCGCGCCCGAAGACGCCCGGCTCGCGTTCGTCGGCAGCTCGCACTTGTACAAGCTGCAGGTGACATGCCAATTGCCCCCGACCGCCGATCTCGAGCGCCAAGACCCCTGCGGCTCCTTCCTGCGTGATTTCCTGCCCGTGCTCAAACCTTGCCTCAACCCCGCGGATTCTTTGGTTGCTTGGAACTAG
- a CDS encoding tetratricopeptide repeat protein translates to MADSVLRTKRQESGNAAKPQGDQTQTGRKDSSRARQGRMVLNTRQVVVTVVLIVVGMPLLHLLHGYQVHRTADAFLRRAAELEREGNHRLAAEYVDRYRRLRPQETEVVIELARAYDRSADSPSAKNRATQYYYQALGVAGERPELKLALNLRLAELLLEASRVDNALLAKSAEESARLSAGSASPEVARRAWRVIALSQYLQTTTGGVPAALPDAEGTIGAEAAGMSVGECLVRAFELQPHDLQLASLIANDVNRMPDRYKTLLGPEHGADEEPQLAQEADHVIETFIRTRRERLAETLTRIGAAGVLPAGPDLSEAYESTLAAIQTPGDGTTQLSRGAKLCLAERAAEEFRSGASSWLRSAALEAFPQGADSMRAPLAVDPLDDDLATELADWLIAEDDEAIERLLAAPLMALNQEYGEALVAEYDYRLRNDLPVASEKLLAAVAHLPDAPPTLLAAGHYFTKQAQSAKAQAAQSQQAQSHPTTDHSVGAPQGVGSPGAGKEFATQAERLLRHAMEEAPRDERPFILLGELMLTCPDLFATQGTGRVIVAEEAAFQAGADRSVLLHFEGEDNDVLVESTDEDRPIRYVVLERGAGQATARFDASRNTIRVQTPRDGMLANDLVELLRTIDSLSVSHDGSIDHAVAIWRAGLRATQGKSLRISLLLAETWASRQQTAAAESALADFDQALESARSFSSTPADVAELVNRRTMLEAQIALKSDHNGTGVQKLEAMLVDANAKGDAAALRKVWLALTDAYSAGSNWGKAAKAAEEAAVLTPNDASYRTRAGLLWARAGNYQRSAGQYRRAQDIEDNAEARLALSRVLFEQQHAKPNRDRDWTEFDLAFESLRESAKQGELEDPWRYELLYVDSMLEKAGDDRGQEVVERILSGLRGVEKRNADSVALLRRLTFVYEDLGATADTDRAIELWGKASEEPVGTIAVALRHAEVLQARDQGEAARKVLQIAIASSPARHAQPLKNALMRVEMLSGETGLVRDRLLQDYDKDPANAETLVKLTRLAMAAKQQEEADRWFGELKKLLGEGDARVLYVEAERLLSQGEKLSEEELGRAKGLLESALADRPLWNAPRWMLVQLAMRNGDHDSAVADCEKLLASGARSLPVYEILTALRCRRGEFDKAERLLVEAKSLGFESEKLGTIQTLVAAGVGNVDEAIARSRAAAMAAPDDASLCHQYGQLLAASQDRSEKVLAVKAFQRCIRLDPEGLEHWCALVVQHARLGAVEKAREAIEQLQENLAPGTPGLAESLSRSFEVIGDLGAAEEQCRIALEAEPDDMAVRLRLASLVGRHDLAEAESIAREVLAEAPEYGPARRFLAALLGSLDDTASVDEAMSLLQGAEESSADEVRLKAQLLVKRGGDERRREARQAIESIAASDGEMSSSDRLALASLYESEGRFNDARREYLALVERSRPQIKHLSLYAKMLVRRQDYQEAESVLERLEELSPLAPETAETTVFSMTSRGKRREAADYLNGFVERVKESEGVNTHALAKWAADLCTVLRLHAAAEPYFRELHRLDPASYEGLALCLSQQQKVDEAVDLCLESVGEGTPQGAIALCAVLQTGKASVEHYQRVRPYLNEAERRFPDSTKLHLMLANMRLVLGDQDEAIRLYRKTIQIDPQNLLALNNLASMLSEHDESRAESIELVDRALEAADAQGASPAVEALLADTKGSALLYRGQHDQALELFRHATTLGPREAVYQLHLAAAFQRKDDLQSARLAFESAQRMGVEGLVLSQADRELIRQLQ, encoded by the coding sequence ATGGCAGATTCTGTGCTGAGAACCAAGCGGCAAGAGTCCGGCAACGCCGCCAAACCGCAAGGCGATCAAACCCAGACGGGCCGCAAGGATTCCTCGCGGGCTCGGCAGGGCCGTATGGTGCTCAACACCCGTCAGGTTGTCGTGACGGTAGTCCTGATTGTCGTCGGAATGCCTTTGCTGCACCTGCTGCATGGGTACCAGGTGCATCGCACCGCCGATGCCTTTCTCCGGCGTGCGGCCGAATTGGAGCGTGAGGGCAACCATCGTCTCGCCGCCGAATACGTCGACCGTTATCGCAGGCTCCGCCCGCAGGAGACTGAAGTGGTTATCGAACTGGCCCGGGCGTACGACCGCTCCGCCGATAGCCCCAGCGCTAAGAACCGCGCGACGCAGTACTACTACCAGGCCCTCGGCGTGGCGGGCGAGCGACCCGAGCTCAAGCTCGCCTTGAACCTGCGGCTGGCCGAGCTATTGCTCGAGGCCTCGAGAGTTGACAACGCGTTGCTCGCCAAGTCCGCCGAGGAGTCCGCCCGGCTGTCCGCCGGCAGCGCATCGCCCGAAGTCGCACGCCGGGCCTGGCGTGTGATCGCGTTGTCGCAGTACTTGCAAACCACGACGGGCGGCGTGCCGGCCGCGCTGCCCGACGCCGAGGGCACGATCGGCGCGGAGGCCGCCGGCATGTCGGTGGGCGAGTGCTTGGTCCGGGCCTTCGAGCTCCAGCCCCATGACCTCCAGCTTGCCTCGCTGATCGCCAACGACGTCAACCGCATGCCGGATCGCTACAAGACTCTCTTGGGCCCGGAGCATGGGGCCGACGAGGAGCCGCAGTTGGCGCAAGAGGCCGACCATGTGATCGAGACATTCATCCGAACCCGTCGGGAGAGACTCGCCGAGACGCTCACTCGCATCGGCGCCGCCGGAGTTTTGCCCGCGGGGCCGGACCTGAGTGAAGCCTACGAGAGCACCCTCGCGGCGATCCAGACTCCGGGCGACGGAACGACGCAGCTCAGCCGGGGAGCCAAGCTCTGCCTCGCCGAACGGGCGGCTGAAGAGTTTCGCTCGGGGGCGTCGAGTTGGTTAAGGTCCGCGGCCTTGGAGGCGTTTCCCCAGGGAGCCGATTCCATGCGGGCCCCCTTAGCCGTGGACCCACTGGACGACGACCTCGCAACGGAGCTCGCAGACTGGCTGATCGCAGAGGACGACGAAGCGATCGAACGCTTGTTGGCGGCGCCGCTTATGGCTCTCAACCAAGAGTACGGCGAAGCGTTGGTCGCTGAGTACGACTATCGATTGCGTAACGACCTGCCGGTGGCGTCGGAGAAACTCTTGGCCGCGGTCGCGCATCTGCCTGACGCCCCCCCCACGCTCTTGGCCGCCGGGCATTACTTCACCAAGCAGGCCCAATCCGCAAAGGCCCAAGCCGCGCAGAGCCAGCAGGCTCAATCGCACCCGACCACCGATCATTCTGTCGGCGCCCCTCAAGGGGTCGGCAGCCCGGGGGCTGGCAAGGAGTTTGCCACCCAGGCCGAGCGGTTGCTGCGTCACGCGATGGAAGAGGCCCCTCGAGACGAGCGTCCCTTTATTTTGTTAGGGGAGCTGATGCTCACGTGCCCCGACCTGTTCGCCACGCAAGGCACGGGCCGGGTGATCGTAGCCGAAGAGGCTGCTTTCCAGGCGGGGGCAGACCGTTCGGTCCTGCTGCACTTCGAGGGAGAAGACAACGATGTGCTTGTTGAATCGACCGACGAAGACCGCCCGATCCGCTACGTGGTGTTGGAGCGAGGGGCGGGCCAGGCGACGGCGCGATTCGACGCATCGCGCAACACCATCCGTGTGCAAACGCCGCGCGATGGGATGCTGGCCAATGATCTAGTTGAGTTGCTCAGAACAATCGATTCGCTGTCCGTCTCTCACGACGGTTCGATCGATCACGCCGTTGCGATTTGGCGTGCTGGACTAAGGGCCACGCAGGGCAAGTCTCTGAGGATCTCTTTGCTGCTGGCCGAGACCTGGGCGTCGCGTCAGCAGACGGCCGCGGCGGAGTCGGCGCTGGCCGATTTCGACCAAGCTCTCGAATCGGCCCGGTCGTTTAGTTCGACGCCCGCGGACGTCGCAGAGCTCGTCAACCGCCGGACGATGCTCGAGGCGCAGATCGCTCTGAAAAGCGATCACAACGGCACGGGGGTTCAAAAACTTGAAGCCATGCTGGTCGACGCCAACGCGAAAGGAGACGCCGCGGCGCTTCGCAAGGTGTGGTTGGCTCTGACCGACGCCTACTCGGCAGGTAGCAATTGGGGCAAAGCCGCCAAGGCGGCCGAAGAGGCCGCGGTGCTCACTCCGAACGACGCGTCCTACCGGACCCGCGCCGGGTTGCTCTGGGCCCGAGCGGGCAACTACCAGCGTTCGGCGGGTCAGTACCGCCGGGCGCAAGACATCGAAGACAACGCGGAGGCGCGCCTCGCGTTGTCTCGCGTGCTCTTCGAGCAGCAGCACGCGAAGCCCAATCGTGACCGCGATTGGACGGAGTTCGATCTCGCGTTCGAATCACTGCGTGAGTCGGCCAAGCAGGGAGAGCTCGAAGATCCTTGGCGGTACGAGTTGCTGTACGTCGATTCGATGCTGGAGAAAGCGGGCGACGACCGTGGTCAGGAAGTAGTGGAGCGGATTCTCAGCGGGCTGCGGGGCGTGGAGAAACGCAACGCCGATTCGGTAGCCCTGCTGAGGCGGCTCACCTTCGTGTACGAAGACCTCGGCGCCACTGCCGACACGGACCGAGCGATCGAACTGTGGGGCAAGGCTTCGGAAGAGCCCGTCGGGACGATCGCCGTGGCGCTCCGACACGCCGAGGTGCTCCAGGCGCGCGACCAGGGCGAAGCGGCCCGCAAGGTGCTGCAAATCGCCATCGCCTCGTCGCCGGCCCGGCACGCCCAGCCGCTCAAGAACGCCTTGATGCGGGTCGAAATGCTCAGCGGCGAAACGGGCCTCGTCAGGGATCGCTTGCTCCAAGACTACGACAAAGACCCCGCCAACGCCGAAACGCTGGTCAAGCTAACGCGACTCGCCATGGCCGCCAAGCAGCAGGAGGAGGCCGATCGTTGGTTCGGTGAGCTGAAGAAGCTGCTCGGCGAGGGCGACGCGAGAGTCCTCTACGTTGAGGCCGAGCGTTTGCTTTCCCAGGGGGAAAAGCTGAGCGAGGAAGAATTGGGCCGGGCCAAGGGGCTGCTCGAGAGCGCGTTGGCCGACCGCCCGTTGTGGAACGCTCCCCGCTGGATGCTGGTGCAGCTGGCCATGCGAAACGGTGACCACGACTCGGCGGTCGCCGATTGCGAGAAGCTCCTCGCCTCGGGCGCCCGCTCCTTGCCGGTGTACGAGATCCTCACTGCGCTCCGTTGCCGTCGGGGCGAGTTCGACAAAGCCGAGCGTTTGCTCGTCGAGGCCAAGTCGCTCGGCTTCGAATCGGAGAAACTCGGCACGATCCAAACGCTCGTCGCCGCGGGTGTGGGCAACGTCGATGAGGCGATCGCCCGATCGAGGGCCGCCGCGATGGCGGCTCCCGACGACGCGAGCCTTTGTCACCAGTACGGGCAACTCCTGGCGGCCTCGCAAGACCGCTCCGAGAAGGTGTTGGCCGTGAAGGCTTTCCAACGATGCATCCGACTCGATCCTGAGGGGTTGGAGCATTGGTGCGCGCTAGTAGTGCAGCACGCGCGTCTGGGGGCGGTGGAGAAGGCCCGCGAGGCCATTGAGCAGTTGCAGGAAAATTTGGCCCCGGGAACACCGGGCTTAGCGGAAAGCCTCTCGCGCAGCTTCGAGGTGATCGGCGACCTGGGGGCGGCCGAAGAGCAGTGTCGCATCGCCCTAGAGGCGGAGCCCGACGACATGGCCGTGCGGCTGCGTTTGGCCAGCTTGGTCGGCCGCCACGACCTCGCCGAGGCCGAGTCGATCGCCCGTGAGGTGCTGGCCGAGGCGCCGGAGTACGGCCCCGCGAGGCGTTTCCTAGCGGCCTTGCTAGGCTCGCTGGACGACACGGCCTCGGTCGACGAAGCGATGTCGTTGCTCCAGGGAGCCGAGGAGTCGTCAGCCGACGAGGTCCGTCTCAAGGCACAGCTGCTGGTCAAGCGCGGCGGCGACGAGCGGCGTCGGGAGGCGCGGCAGGCGATCGAGTCGATCGCCGCTTCCGACGGAGAGATGTCCAGCTCGGACCGCCTGGCCCTCGCGTCGCTCTACGAGTCCGAGGGGCGCTTCAACGACGCGAGGCGCGAGTACCTGGCGCTCGTCGAGCGGTCCCGCCCGCAAATCAAGCACCTGAGTCTGTACGCGAAGATGTTGGTGAGACGGCAAGATTACCAGGAAGCCGAATCGGTGCTCGAACGCCTGGAGGAGCTCTCGCCGCTCGCGCCAGAGACAGCCGAGACGACGGTTTTCTCTATGACTTCAAGGGGCAAGCGGCGTGAGGCGGCGGACTATCTCAACGGGTTCGTCGAACGCGTCAAAGAATCGGAGGGGGTCAACACACACGCCTTGGCGAAATGGGCCGCCGACCTCTGCACGGTGCTCCGGCTGCACGCCGCCGCCGAGCCTTACTTCCGCGAGTTGCACCGGCTCGACCCCGCCTCGTACGAAGGCTTGGCGCTCTGCCTCTCGCAACAGCAGAAGGTCGACGAAGCCGTCGACCTCTGCCTGGAATCCGTGGGGGAGGGGACGCCCCAGGGCGCCATCGCCCTTTGCGCCGTTCTGCAGACTGGCAAGGCGAGCGTGGAGCATTACCAGCGGGTGCGACCCTATCTGAACGAGGCCGAGAGGCGGTTCCCCGACAGCACGAAGCTGCACCTGATGCTGGCGAACATGCGCCTCGTGCTCGGCGATCAGGACGAGGCGATCCGCTTGTACCGCAAAACGATTCAGATCGACCCGCAGAACCTGCTGGCGCTCAATAACTTGGCCTCGATGCTGTCGGAGCACGACGAATCCAGGGCCGAATCCATCGAGCTGGTTGACCGCGCCCTCGAGGCGGCTGACGCCCAGGGGGCCAGCCCCGCGGTCGAGGCGTTGTTGGCCGACACCAAAGGGTCGGCGCTCTTGTACCGAGGCCAGCACGATCAGGCGCTCGAGCTATTCCGTCACGCCACCACGCTCGGCCCCCGAGAAGCCGTTTACCAGTTGCACCTTGCGGCGGCTTTCCAGCGGAAAGACGACCTCCAATCGGCGAGGCTCGCGTTCGAGTCCGCCCAACGCATGGGGGTCGAAGGGCTCGTGCTGTCGCAGGCCGACCGCGAGCTCATCCGACAGTTGCAGTAG
- a CDS encoding polysaccharide biosynthesis tyrosine autokinase: MNKMITPPTQDLTGAAIPAPMVIDAEGDDQSHSALSGQAIVGAVRRWWVVATPVGLFLSVAAVVAICLMSQPVYRASAWLKIKAESPYVVFKDEETALDAKRFVETQVELIRSPMVVAPLLGDPAIAQLEILRGELDPIGMLGELVHVFQRGDSELFRLSMESTDPQAAKDVINALARSYLDFRSKQESETKRRVIALLQQQKEKYFEDIKRLRGNLVTVADQATKNDPYGGLMSGGGGVSPLVEDSVRRLIEIDLARVSLTAERENLKQDTPNHAADYAAAEAAVVELIGRDEQLRAWREQQMLMESRVESYRQTMRRPEQSREYRDLNAGLQDIVSAMAGRVEMLRSQVMSESIGSMKPSGPSEESEAIDLRLAALDLQEDYLRKSLEAEQRKRRDNAGGLLEVEFMRAELTLAEEMQQEVASRITRMQVESQAIDRVELLREGEIEQTPVVGMPWKKMAAAALGCWFLPFAVALIAERSLRRVCDVRSLEAHANAPVLCEIARLPSRPNSSGRRSEYRLEQALRVFEESTNVLATTIRWADGFKGIRVVSVMSAMKNEGKTSLSSQLSICLAEAGGKTLLIDGDLRSPDIHSAFDIDPSPGLGDVLDGHASLQQTVVAAEQPGLWVLPAGKAVSTPHRKLSWLQERVLAAAREDYDYVVIDTPPLLVASEALMLARAADASILCAMRDKSRGEQVREAGQRLQAAGVRLAGVVLNGVPAKQYATRYGQPYGDEGAEPVGAESYAANETSV; encoded by the coding sequence ATGAACAAAATGATCACTCCACCGACGCAAGATCTGACGGGCGCCGCCATACCCGCGCCGATGGTCATCGACGCCGAAGGCGATGATCAATCGCACTCGGCCCTGTCGGGCCAGGCGATCGTCGGCGCCGTGCGCCGCTGGTGGGTCGTCGCCACGCCGGTCGGGCTGTTCCTATCGGTGGCTGCGGTTGTGGCGATCTGCTTGATGTCGCAACCGGTCTACCGCGCCTCGGCTTGGTTGAAGATCAAGGCCGAGTCGCCGTACGTGGTGTTCAAGGACGAAGAGACCGCCCTCGACGCCAAGCGGTTCGTCGAGACGCAGGTCGAGCTGATTCGCAGCCCGATGGTGGTGGCCCCCCTGCTCGGCGACCCGGCCATCGCGCAGCTCGAGATACTGCGCGGCGAGCTCGACCCGATAGGCATGCTGGGCGAGTTGGTGCATGTCTTCCAACGGGGCGACTCGGAGCTTTTCCGATTGTCGATGGAGAGCACCGATCCGCAGGCCGCCAAGGACGTGATCAACGCCCTCGCCCGCAGCTACCTCGATTTCCGCTCCAAGCAAGAGAGCGAAACCAAGCGGCGGGTCATCGCTCTGCTCCAGCAGCAGAAAGAGAAGTATTTCGAAGACATCAAGCGTTTGCGGGGCAACCTCGTGACGGTCGCCGACCAAGCGACTAAGAACGATCCTTATGGCGGCCTGATGTCGGGCGGGGGGGGCGTCAGCCCGCTGGTCGAGGACAGCGTGCGCCGATTGATCGAGATCGACCTCGCCCGCGTGTCGCTCACCGCCGAAAGAGAGAACCTCAAGCAAGACACCCCCAATCACGCCGCCGATTACGCCGCCGCCGAGGCCGCCGTCGTGGAGCTCATCGGCCGGGACGAGCAGTTGCGAGCCTGGCGCGAGCAGCAAATGCTGATGGAAAGCCGGGTCGAATCCTACCGTCAGACCATGCGACGCCCGGAGCAATCACGTGAGTACCGCGATCTGAACGCCGGCTTACAGGATATCGTGTCCGCGATGGCAGGACGCGTCGAGATGCTGCGTTCTCAGGTGATGTCGGAGTCGATCGGTAGCATGAAACCGAGCGGCCCGAGCGAGGAAAGCGAGGCGATCGACCTGCGGCTCGCGGCGCTTGACCTGCAGGAAGACTACCTGAGAAAGTCTCTTGAGGCCGAGCAACGCAAGCGGCGAGACAACGCCGGCGGCCTGCTGGAGGTCGAGTTCATGCGCGCCGAGCTGACTCTCGCCGAAGAGATGCAGCAAGAGGTCGCCAGCCGGATCACACGCATGCAGGTGGAGTCGCAGGCGATCGACCGGGTAGAGCTCTTGCGTGAGGGCGAGATCGAACAGACCCCGGTTGTGGGCATGCCCTGGAAGAAAATGGCGGCCGCCGCCCTCGGTTGTTGGTTCCTACCGTTCGCCGTCGCGTTGATCGCCGAGCGTTCGCTCCGCCGGGTGTGCGACGTTCGCTCACTCGAGGCGCACGCCAACGCCCCGGTGCTTTGTGAGATCGCCCGCCTGCCGTCGCGCCCCAACTCAAGCGGGCGCCGGTCCGAGTACCGTCTCGAGCAGGCATTGCGCGTTTTCGAGGAGAGCACCAACGTGCTCGCCACCACGATCCGTTGGGCCGACGGGTTCAAGGGCATCCGCGTCGTTAGTGTGATGAGCGCGATGAAGAACGAGGGCAAGACTAGCCTCTCCTCGCAGTTGTCAATCTGCCTCGCCGAGGCGGGCGGCAAGACACTCTTGATCGATGGCGACCTGCGATCGCCTGACATCCACTCCGCCTTCGACATCGACCCCAGCCCTGGCCTCGGCGATGTGTTGGACGGTCACGCGTCTCTGCAGCAAACGGTCGTCGCGGCGGAGCAGCCCGGCCTGTGGGTGCTCCCCGCCGGCAAGGCGGTCAGCACCCCGCACAGGAAGCTGTCTTGGCTGCAGGAGCGAGTGCTCGCGGCGGCCCGAGAAGATTACGACTATGTCGTGATCGACACACCGCCCCTGCTGGTTGCGAGCGAAGCGCTGATGCTGGCGCGGGCGGCGGACGCCTCGATCCTCTGCGCGATGCGCGACAAGAGCCGGGGCGAGCAGGTCCGCGAGGCGGGCCAGCGGCTCCAGGCCGCCGGCGTTCGGTTGGCGGGGGTCGTGCTGAACGGCGTGCCCGCCAAGCAGTACGCCACCCGCTACGGGCAGCCTTACGGCGACGAAGGTGCGGAGCCGGTAGGCGCCGAATCCTATGCAGCGAATGAGACATCTGTTTAA
- a CDS encoding exosortase/archaeosortase family protein — MNRDTSGEHAFNPLRPVTLAICAVFAIAFGWAYWPTMTELMEAWRTQPDYSHGFMVFPVALYLLWVRRDQYPGADLSFHWGGVALIAASLVLRFVSALLFIPDLDGWSIPLWAAGVVWLICGRRVALWAAPAIGFLIFMAPLPYKVERWMSLPLQNVSTGLSTWGLQLFGQPALAEGNVIMIGDSPLFVEEACAGMRIFVGIVALAYACVVMARRPLWQNVAIALATLPIAIIANATRIIVTATIVHWSGESSDEVYKFVHDWAGIVMIPYAAGLFALFLAYLSNLLRYIETVEVATLTRRRKTAH; from the coding sequence ATGAACAGAGATACGTCTGGTGAGCACGCGTTCAATCCCTTGCGGCCGGTGACACTAGCGATCTGCGCTGTCTTCGCTATCGCGTTTGGGTGGGCCTACTGGCCGACGATGACGGAGCTGATGGAGGCGTGGCGAACGCAGCCCGACTACTCACACGGTTTCATGGTCTTCCCCGTGGCTTTGTACTTGCTGTGGGTGAGGAGGGATCAGTACCCCGGCGCGGACCTGTCGTTCCACTGGGGGGGCGTGGCTTTGATTGCGGCCAGCCTCGTGCTCCGTTTTGTCAGCGCCTTGCTCTTTATCCCCGACCTGGACGGCTGGTCGATACCGTTGTGGGCGGCGGGGGTGGTTTGGCTGATCTGCGGCCGCCGCGTTGCGCTGTGGGCGGCCCCCGCCATCGGTTTTCTGATCTTCATGGCTCCGCTCCCCTACAAGGTTGAGCGGTGGATGAGCCTCCCGCTGCAAAACGTATCGACGGGTCTTAGCACGTGGGGGTTGCAGCTGTTCGGTCAGCCAGCCTTGGCCGAGGGGAACGTCATCATGATCGGCGACTCTCCTTTGTTCGTTGAGGAGGCGTGCGCCGGCATGCGGATATTCGTGGGCATCGTCGCCCTGGCGTACGCCTGCGTCGTGATGGCGCGTCGCCCCTTGTGGCAGAACGTGGCGATCGCGCTGGCGACCTTGCCGATCGCCATCATCGCGAACGCCACACGGATTATTGTCACCGCCACGATCGTTCACTGGTCCGGGGAGTCTTCCGACGAGGTGTACAAGTTCGTGCACGACTGGGCCGGTATCGTGATGATCCCTTACGCGGCCGGGCTGTTCGCCTTGTTCCTGGCCTACTTGTCGAATCTGCTCCGCTACATCGAGACCGTGGAGGTCGCCACGTTGACGCGTCGCCGCAAGACCGCTCACTGA
- a CDS encoding transposase: MDCTAPLENRHWAQVSKHMPESSARSRGRPSTPDRDCFEAFLWLLAGSQREWECLPKGMPSRAACTKRLEHWRRLTSWESIMQTYLRSLDDQTLMVLTSVLSKALEAAVGSRQLQIRRRTASALCRVRKETLGWGIEEVRRRSKQGRSDAPITRVDPGASGDEADPTS; encoded by the coding sequence GTGGATTGCACGGCTCCGCTGGAGAACCGCCATTGGGCGCAGGTGTCGAAGCACATGCCGGAATCCTCCGCCCGATCGCGTGGCAGACCCAGCACGCCCGACCGCGATTGCTTCGAGGCGTTTCTTTGGTTGCTAGCCGGGAGCCAGCGTGAATGGGAGTGCTTGCCTAAGGGCATGCCCTCACGGGCCGCGTGCACCAAGCGTCTGGAACACTGGCGTCGGCTCACGAGTTGGGAGTCGATCATGCAGACCTATCTCCGTAGCCTCGACGACCAAACCTTGATGGTGCTCACTTCGGTGCTGAGCAAAGCTCTTGAGGCCGCCGTCGGCTCCCGACAGTTGCAGATCAGACGTCGCACCGCCTCGGCCCTGTGCCGCGTGCGTAAAGAAACGTTGGGTTGGGGGATTGAAGAAGTACGCCGACGCTCCAAGCAGGGCCGTTCCGACGCCCCAATCACGAGAGTTGACCCCGGAGCCTCGGGGGATGAGGCAGACCCGACCTCTTAA